From a single Rutidosis leptorrhynchoides isolate AG116_Rl617_1_P2 chromosome 5, CSIRO_AGI_Rlap_v1, whole genome shotgun sequence genomic region:
- the LOC139848152 gene encoding small glutamine-rich tetratricopeptide repeat-containing protein 2-like isoform X2, with protein sequence MYTPDEAKKQGRMLFNCALGDMKEYGVEVLNVINLADIFKLKGNDAMLFKGYPFAIKSYTVAIALCGDNAIYYCNRAAAYTQTKQYTEAISDCEKAIQLDSSYRKAYSRLGSVYFAQGKYSDAIHKGFKKALQLDPDDESMKRNIQAAEQKLMEERERNSRSSSRNTDSYPRFDLNDPRASDSDRRIMNMINEYNRRNHAIIAESESEVSTQSVGALNAID encoded by the exons ATGTATACACCGGATGAAGCTAAGAAACAGGGACGCATGTTGTTCAACTGTGCTTTAGGG GATATGAAAGAGTATGGAGTTGAAGTGTTGAATGTTATAAATTTAGCTGATATCTTCAAGCTAAAAG GTAACGATGCTATGCTATTCAAGGGGTACCCGTTTGCAATTAAGTCTTACACTGTTGCTATTGCACTTTGTGGTGATAATGCTATCTATTATTGCAACAG AGCAGCTGCTTACACTCAGACCAAACAGTATACCGAGGCAATAAGTGACTGTGAAAAGGCGATTCAGTTAGACTCGTCATACCGCAAAGCTTATAGCCGATTAGGCTCTGTGTACTTTGCTCAAGGGAAGTACAGTGATGCTATCCATAAAGGCTTCAAGAAAG CCTTGCAATTGGATCCGGATGATGAATCAATGAAACGAAATATTCAGG CAGCTGAGCAGAAACTCATGGAAGAACGAGAAAGAAATAGTCGCTCTTCTTCCCGTAATACTGACAGTTATCCTCGGTTCGATCTTAATGATCCACGCGCG AGTGACAGTGACCGACggattatgaatatgattaatgaATATAATCGTCGAAATCATGCCATCATTG CGGAGTCTGAGTCTGAAGTTTCTACTCAATCAGTTGGTGCCCTAAATGCCATTGATTGA
- the LOC139848152 gene encoding small glutamine-rich tetratricopeptide repeat-containing protein 2-like isoform X3 gives MKEYGVEVLNVINLADIFKLKGNDAMLFKGYPFAIKSYTVAIALCGDNAIYYCNRAAAYTQTKQYTEAISDCEKAIQLDSSYRKAYSRLGSVYFAQGKYSDAIHKGFKKALQLDPDDESMKRNIQAAEQKLMEERERNSRSSSRNTDSYPRFDLNDPRASDSDRRIMNMINEYNRRNHAIIAESESEVSTQSVGALNAID, from the exons ATGAAAGAGTATGGAGTTGAAGTGTTGAATGTTATAAATTTAGCTGATATCTTCAAGCTAAAAG GTAACGATGCTATGCTATTCAAGGGGTACCCGTTTGCAATTAAGTCTTACACTGTTGCTATTGCACTTTGTGGTGATAATGCTATCTATTATTGCAACAG AGCAGCTGCTTACACTCAGACCAAACAGTATACCGAGGCAATAAGTGACTGTGAAAAGGCGATTCAGTTAGACTCGTCATACCGCAAAGCTTATAGCCGATTAGGCTCTGTGTACTTTGCTCAAGGGAAGTACAGTGATGCTATCCATAAAGGCTTCAAGAAAG CCTTGCAATTGGATCCGGATGATGAATCAATGAAACGAAATATTCAGG CAGCTGAGCAGAAACTCATGGAAGAACGAGAAAGAAATAGTCGCTCTTCTTCCCGTAATACTGACAGTTATCCTCGGTTCGATCTTAATGATCCACGCGCG AGTGACAGTGACCGACggattatgaatatgattaatgaATATAATCGTCGAAATCATGCCATCATTG CGGAGTCTGAGTCTGAAGTTTCTACTCAATCAGTTGGTGCCCTAAATGCCATTGATTGA
- the LOC139848152 gene encoding small glutamine-rich tetratricopeptide repeat-containing protein 2-like isoform X1: MYLLLYIVVTYCCFIYIICAFSKDMKEYGVEVLNVINLADIFKLKGNDAMLFKGYPFAIKSYTVAIALCGDNAIYYCNRAAAYTQTKQYTEAISDCEKAIQLDSSYRKAYSRLGSVYFAQGKYSDAIHKGFKKALQLDPDDESMKRNIQAAEQKLMEERERNSRSSSRNTDSYPRFDLNDPRASDSDRRIMNMINEYNRRNHAIIAESESEVSTQSVGALNAID; the protein is encoded by the exons ATGTATCTTTTACTTTATATTGTTGTGACTTACTGTTGTTTCATTTATATCATTTGTGCATTCTCTAAGGATATGAAAGAGTATGGAGTTGAAGTGTTGAATGTTATAAATTTAGCTGATATCTTCAAGCTAAAAG GTAACGATGCTATGCTATTCAAGGGGTACCCGTTTGCAATTAAGTCTTACACTGTTGCTATTGCACTTTGTGGTGATAATGCTATCTATTATTGCAACAG AGCAGCTGCTTACACTCAGACCAAACAGTATACCGAGGCAATAAGTGACTGTGAAAAGGCGATTCAGTTAGACTCGTCATACCGCAAAGCTTATAGCCGATTAGGCTCTGTGTACTTTGCTCAAGGGAAGTACAGTGATGCTATCCATAAAGGCTTCAAGAAAG CCTTGCAATTGGATCCGGATGATGAATCAATGAAACGAAATATTCAGG CAGCTGAGCAGAAACTCATGGAAGAACGAGAAAGAAATAGTCGCTCTTCTTCCCGTAATACTGACAGTTATCCTCGGTTCGATCTTAATGATCCACGCGCG AGTGACAGTGACCGACggattatgaatatgattaatgaATATAATCGTCGAAATCATGCCATCATTG CGGAGTCTGAGTCTGAAGTTTCTACTCAATCAGTTGGTGCCCTAAATGCCATTGATTGA